A region from the Mesorhizobium sp. J8 genome encodes:
- a CDS encoding HutD family protein: MRILRAAGYRVMPWKNGGGTTTEIAVSPDGAGLDDFDWRVSMASVETSGPFSSFAGIDRTLSVLEGGGVILDIAGQPPARLTTASAPLAFPGDVPTSAALIGGPITDLNVMTRRGRMAHEVERRPFSGEIRIAPRADTTLVLAVGTGATLFTDDGSNLGPLDTLILDRGSPELRLQFKGEGLLFVIGLHRLAANR; the protein is encoded by the coding sequence ATGCGCATCCTTCGTGCCGCCGGCTACCGCGTCATGCCATGGAAGAATGGCGGCGGCACGACCACCGAAATCGCGGTTTCGCCCGACGGCGCCGGGCTCGACGATTTCGACTGGCGCGTCTCGATGGCCAGCGTCGAGACCAGCGGGCCGTTCTCGAGCTTCGCCGGCATCGACCGCACGCTGTCGGTGCTGGAAGGCGGTGGCGTCATTCTCGACATTGCCGGCCAGCCTCCGGCGCGGCTGACGACGGCTTCGGCGCCGCTCGCCTTTCCGGGCGACGTGCCGACCAGCGCTGCGCTGATCGGGGGTCCGATCACCGATCTCAACGTGATGACCCGCCGTGGCCGCATGGCCCATGAGGTCGAGCGCCGGCCTTTTTCCGGCGAGATTCGCATCGCGCCGCGCGCCGACACCACGCTCGTTCTTGCCGTCGGCACCGGCGCCACGCTCTTCACGGACGACGGGTCTAACCTCGGACCGCTCGATACGCTGATCCTCGACCGCGGCAGCCCGGAATTGCGGCTTCAGTTCAAGGGGGAGGGCCTGCTTTTCGTGATCGGACTCCATCGCCTCGCCGCCAACCGTTAA
- a CDS encoding GH36-type glycosyl hydrolase domain-containing protein, giving the protein MNIQTNPNKIEQTSAGFPAVTEAPIRSNFLPEDRLRALGVALAKGEVKELFGLAPFEFQARIRDSAKKILEVYRSTNAAQAKGETITPAAQWLLDNNYLVEETIFQVKRDLPRRFYRQLPTLTLGDGTVLPRAFVVAWSYVEHSDSSVSATMFKAIVEGFQSVEPMKIGELWALPSLLRFVLIENLRRIAVRVERTRQMRHIANEVADRVLATDDNADRTRILSNYSAHAQDTTFATQLLYRLRDGSQNAGRALEWLESELEKTGSDAEEIIISEHQTLSSGNVTTGNIIRGLRLINDVDWTVWFEGVSRIDTLLREKTDFADLDFFSRDQYRTAIEQLARRSDLSEYRVAEKAIELAGHTPGLTDASGVPETADPAVHTDVGFFLVGPRRQELEKAIGYRPPFYVTFKRGFASAGWLGIVVPVFLLTVLLLVLSGRALANLGLSVESITLMLALFAVPASEGALAFFNTVVALFLKPTRLVGYDYNKHGIPVEARTLVVVPSLIGSRDDVEENIRNIEVHHLANTAQEIHFALLSDWPDSKAEIDAADIEILQYARDEIARLNARYPSEGSPRFYLLHRRRLYNQAQGCWMGWERKRGKLHELNLLLRGDSDTTFLPLDVPLPEKVVYVMTLDADTRTTRDAVSSLVGKLAHPLNRPHFDPVKRVVTAGYTILQPRITASLTSGDDASFFQRVFSANRGLDPYVFAVSDVYQDVFGDGSFTGKGLYHIDAFEAALKNRIDENTILSHDLLEGALARAALVTDVELVEDYPTRYSVDASRHHRWARGDWQLLGYIFDPRSGVPALSRWKMVDNLRRSVTPIFWVMACVAGWTLLPFTQAAQWQALLILSLFMAPTFDIVNGILPKSGDQTPRGHFSALARDTVFGTALVALKVLLMAHLAWMMGDAIIRTIYRLFVSRQNLLEWRTASQAAKGGNDLGAYYGMMYGAVIVGVVGLAIPVLADSTGAFVAFFFAIFWIASPAVACWISRSAETEDRLRISTADVHALRTYARRTWHYFETFVTPEQHHLPPDNFQESPAPVVAPRTSPTNIGVYLLSVVSARDFGWISLSDAITRIDATMTTIENMPRERGHLYNWYDTTTLKPLYPLYISAVDSGNLAGHLVAVAASCAEWAEAPSVHLQGDFEGIIDTVTILDESLDELPDDRRQLRPLRQRLADRLDGMRRAVATIKAQPEMASIRTINLAVLAGEIRKLATAIHTEAASPKSDVIADWAARLEATCEAHVHDSHNDESAVAALRAKLLALRERCRRYAFEMDFSFLMRQERKLLSIGYRVEDRQLDESCYDLLASEARLTSLFAIAKGDLPTEHWFRLGRPIVEIGFQGALMSWSGSMFEYLMPPLVMKEPQGSILNQTSKLIIKRQIQYARSKNVPWGISESAYNARDRELTYQYTNFGVPGLGLKRGLGQNTVIAPYATILAAQFYPREAVQNLKRLRSIGALGRHGFHDAVDFTPQRVPEGTDHAVVLNYMAHHSGMSIAAVADAIFEGRLRERFHSDPVIESAELLLQEKAPRDIPTATVRTEADERSKDETEAESPDSRVILDPIKALRATNVMSNGRYSVMVTATGSGYSRFGELAVTRWQPDPSEDRLGSYIFLRDTATGDWWSATAEPKRAEGERVQTLFGDDKASFTKSVGSLRSEVECIVISEGNGEGRRITLYNDGPTDRHIEVTSFAELVLGNEASDNAHPAFSKMFVETEIAPNNGAIFATRRKRDKNDPDLTMVHFVTDPSGPSRDAEAETDRRAFIGRGRTIADAVAFDPGVRLSGSQGFTLDPVAALRRQVRVPANKKISLTFWTAVGANRSELDEAIARLDHQESFARQAMLAWTRSQVQTRHLGLSLTDAANVQKLARYLIYPDPFLRLPAESIASGLGRQSSLWPTSISGDFPIFLVRIGDVADLEIVAQALRFQEYMRARGMMIDFVVVNEQASSYVQDLQRAVETLCENSRLRGRELGPRQHIFAVRRDLMDEPTYKTLLSVARVVLHTRNGTIFDQLERAETAALQARDALLQAEGGSPREPAPPLPLPVPASQGGDDIAADGSGLSLWNGFGGFDGDGRHYVTRLTGRRVTPQPWINVISNASFGFHVSAEGAGFTWSRNSRDYQLTPWSNDPVSNRPGEGFYIYDQVSGKAFSPMAAVVRDPSMTYETWHGQGFSTFRSKRGPLSMDLTQVVDPTDPVKITRLRIQNAGPAPARLRIYAYAEWVLGGHRSRTAATIVPSRDAATGAMLAQNPYGLDFGERVAFLAASHPVHSVTADRGEFIGRHGTTEYPQAVLGGLALSGRIEAGDDPCAVLASDIDIPAGGDVTLLWLLGDAATPAEASALVQAHRGKDFDQRLADNEKTWRRFLDTIQVETPDEAMNAMVNHWLPYQSLACRIRARSAFYQASGAFGFRDQLQDTLALLAHDPKLARDQILNAARRQFPEGDVQHWWLPRTDAGVRTMISDDVVWLAHATARYIEVTGDAGILKEQLPFIDGQELGEGEHDAFFTPEITKNTAPLYDHCARALDLAIKRSSPAGLPLILGGDWNDGMNRVGEGGKGESVWLGWFLLKTLTDFAPVAKGQGDTKRAQAWAKHADALKRALESTAWDGQWYRRGSFDDGTPLGSHNSDECKIDSIAQSWSVLSGEGDPARSTTAMEQATKMLVDDELKIVKLFTPPFSKSEKDPGYIKSYPPGVRENGGQYTHAATWFVIALAEMGRTDEAYRCFSMLNPVNHASDEAAAEHYRVEPYVVAADIYAGEGKGGRGGWTWYTGSAGWLYRAAVEGILGIERRGKEITFRPKLPGHWDGYAATLKMFDSEIKVRVIRDKKTKSISLEVDGSKKKSASFEPAAGGKTEVVVRIPA; this is encoded by the coding sequence ATGAACATTCAGACGAACCCAAACAAGATCGAACAGACCAGCGCCGGCTTCCCGGCGGTGACGGAAGCGCCGATACGCTCCAATTTCCTGCCTGAGGACCGGCTGCGCGCCTTGGGCGTTGCGCTCGCCAAGGGCGAGGTCAAGGAGTTGTTCGGCCTCGCCCCGTTCGAGTTCCAGGCCCGCATCCGCGACAGCGCCAAGAAGATCCTCGAAGTCTACCGCTCGACCAATGCCGCCCAGGCCAAGGGCGAGACCATCACGCCGGCCGCGCAATGGCTGCTCGACAACAATTACCTGGTCGAGGAGACGATATTCCAGGTCAAGCGCGATCTGCCGCGCCGCTTCTATCGCCAGTTGCCGACGCTGACACTCGGCGACGGCACGGTGCTGCCGCGCGCCTTCGTTGTTGCCTGGAGCTATGTCGAGCATTCCGACAGCTCGGTCTCGGCCACTATGTTCAAGGCGATCGTCGAGGGCTTCCAGTCGGTCGAGCCGATGAAGATCGGCGAGCTCTGGGCGCTGCCGTCGCTGCTGCGCTTCGTGCTGATCGAGAATCTGCGCCGCATCGCCGTGCGCGTCGAGCGTACCAGGCAGATGCGCCATATCGCCAACGAGGTCGCCGACCGGGTTCTGGCGACCGACGACAACGCCGACCGAACCAGGATCCTGTCCAATTACAGCGCGCATGCGCAGGACACCACTTTCGCCACCCAACTGCTCTACCGCCTGCGCGACGGCTCGCAGAACGCGGGCCGCGCGCTGGAATGGCTGGAAAGCGAGCTCGAAAAGACCGGCTCCGACGCCGAGGAGATCATCATCTCCGAGCACCAGACGCTGTCCTCGGGCAACGTCACCACCGGCAACATCATCCGCGGCCTGCGCCTCATCAATGACGTCGACTGGACCGTCTGGTTCGAAGGTGTCAGCCGCATCGACACACTCCTGCGCGAGAAGACCGATTTCGCCGACCTCGATTTCTTCTCGCGCGACCAGTATCGTACCGCGATCGAGCAACTGGCGCGCCGCTCCGATCTCTCCGAATACCGCGTCGCCGAAAAGGCGATCGAACTGGCCGGTCATACGCCCGGGCTCACCGATGCGTCCGGCGTGCCGGAAACGGCGGACCCCGCCGTGCACACCGATGTCGGCTTCTTCCTGGTCGGCCCGCGCCGGCAGGAGCTGGAAAAGGCGATCGGCTACCGGCCGCCTTTCTATGTGACGTTCAAGCGCGGCTTTGCCAGCGCCGGCTGGCTGGGCATCGTCGTGCCGGTCTTCCTGTTGACCGTGCTGCTGCTGGTGCTTTCGGGCAGGGCGCTCGCCAATCTCGGCCTGTCGGTCGAATCGATCACGCTGATGCTGGCGCTGTTCGCCGTGCCGGCCAGCGAGGGCGCGCTCGCCTTCTTCAACACCGTGGTGGCGCTGTTCCTCAAGCCGACCCGACTTGTCGGCTACGACTACAACAAGCACGGCATCCCGGTGGAAGCGCGCACGCTGGTCGTCGTGCCCTCGCTGATCGGCTCGCGCGACGACGTCGAGGAAAACATCCGCAACATCGAGGTGCACCATCTCGCCAACACGGCGCAGGAGATCCATTTCGCCCTGTTGTCCGACTGGCCGGATTCCAAGGCCGAGATCGACGCCGCCGACATCGAGATCCTGCAATATGCCCGCGACGAGATCGCCAGGCTCAACGCCCGCTATCCGTCGGAGGGCTCGCCGCGCTTCTATCTCCTGCACCGGCGCCGGCTCTACAACCAGGCGCAGGGCTGCTGGATGGGCTGGGAGCGCAAGCGCGGCAAGCTGCATGAGCTGAACCTTCTCCTGCGCGGCGACAGCGACACCACCTTCCTGCCGCTCGACGTGCCGCTGCCGGAAAAGGTCGTCTATGTGATGACGCTCGACGCCGACACGCGCACCACGCGCGACGCGGTTTCGAGCCTGGTCGGCAAGCTCGCCCATCCGCTCAACCGCCCGCATTTCGATCCGGTGAAGCGTGTCGTCACCGCCGGCTATACCATCCTGCAGCCGCGCATCACCGCTTCGCTCACCAGCGGCGACGATGCCTCCTTCTTCCAGCGCGTCTTCTCGGCCAATCGCGGCCTCGACCCCTATGTGTTCGCCGTCTCCGACGTCTACCAGGACGTCTTCGGCGACGGGTCCTTCACGGGCAAGGGCCTCTACCATATCGACGCCTTCGAGGCGGCGCTGAAGAACCGCATCGACGAAAACACCATCCTCAGCCACGACCTGCTCGAAGGTGCGCTCGCGCGCGCCGCACTGGTCACCGACGTCGAGCTGGTCGAGGACTATCCGACCCGCTACTCGGTCGACGCCTCGCGCCACCATCGCTGGGCGCGCGGCGACTGGCAGCTGCTCGGCTATATTTTCGACCCGCGCTCCGGGGTGCCTGCGCTGTCGCGCTGGAAGATGGTCGACAATCTGCGCCGCTCGGTCACTCCGATCTTTTGGGTCATGGCCTGCGTCGCCGGCTGGACGCTGCTGCCCTTTACTCAGGCCGCGCAGTGGCAGGCGCTTCTGATCCTCAGCCTGTTCATGGCGCCGACCTTCGACATCGTGAACGGCATCCTGCCCAAGAGCGGCGACCAGACGCCGCGCGGCCATTTCTCCGCTTTGGCCCGCGATACCGTGTTCGGCACCGCGCTGGTGGCGCTGAAGGTGCTTCTGATGGCGCATCTCGCCTGGATGATGGGCGATGCCATCATCCGCACCATATACCGCCTCTTCGTCAGCCGTCAGAACCTGCTCGAATGGCGCACCGCTTCGCAGGCGGCCAAGGGCGGGAACGATCTCGGCGCCTATTACGGCATGATGTATGGCGCGGTGATCGTCGGCGTCGTCGGCCTCGCCATTCCGGTGCTCGCCGATTCCACGGGCGCTTTCGTTGCCTTCTTCTTCGCCATCTTCTGGATCGCTTCGCCCGCCGTCGCCTGCTGGATCAGCCGCTCGGCCGAGACTGAGGACAGGCTGCGCATCTCGACCGCCGACGTCCACGCGCTGCGCACTTACGCGCGCCGCACCTGGCACTATTTCGAGACCTTCGTCACGCCCGAGCAGCATCACCTGCCGCCGGACAATTTCCAGGAGAGCCCGGCGCCGGTGGTGGCGCCGCGCACGTCGCCGACCAATATCGGCGTCTATCTGTTGTCGGTCGTGTCGGCGCGCGATTTCGGCTGGATCAGCCTGTCGGACGCCATCACCCGCATCGACGCCACGATGACGACGATCGAGAACATGCCGCGCGAACGCGGCCATCTCTACAACTGGTACGACACGACGACGCTGAAGCCGCTTTATCCGCTCTACATCTCCGCGGTCGACAGCGGCAATCTCGCCGGACATCTGGTCGCGGTGGCCGCCTCCTGCGCCGAGTGGGCCGAAGCGCCTTCCGTGCACCTGCAGGGCGATTTCGAAGGCATCATCGACACCGTCACCATCCTCGACGAGAGCCTGGACGAGCTGCCGGACGACCGACGGCAGCTGCGGCCGCTCCGCCAGCGCCTGGCCGACCGTCTCGACGGCATGCGCCGCGCGGTTGCGACCATCAAGGCGCAGCCGGAGATGGCATCGATCCGCACCATCAACCTTGCGGTGCTTGCTGGCGAGATCCGCAAGCTCGCCACCGCCATCCACACCGAGGCGGCCTCGCCGAAAAGCGACGTCATCGCTGACTGGGCGGCGAGACTCGAGGCGACCTGCGAGGCGCATGTGCACGATTCGCACAATGACGAGAGCGCCGTCGCCGCATTGCGCGCCAAGCTGCTCGCCCTGCGCGAGCGCTGCCGCCGCTATGCCTTCGAGATGGATTTCTCCTTCCTGATGCGCCAGGAGCGCAAGCTGCTCTCGATCGGCTACCGGGTCGAGGACCGCCAGCTCGACGAGAGCTGCTATGACCTTCTCGCCTCCGAGGCGCGGCTCACCAGCCTGTTCGCCATCGCCAAGGGCGACCTGCCGACCGAGCACTGGTTCCGCTTGGGACGGCCGATTGTCGAGATCGGCTTCCAAGGTGCGCTGATGTCGTGGTCGGGCTCGATGTTCGAGTATCTGATGCCGCCGCTGGTGATGAAGGAGCCGCAGGGCTCGATCCTCAATCAGACCAGCAAGCTCATCATCAAGCGCCAGATCCAGTATGCGCGCTCGAAGAACGTGCCCTGGGGCATTTCCGAATCGGCCTACAACGCCCGCGACCGCGAGCTCACCTACCAGTACACCAATTTCGGCGTGCCCGGCCTCGGCCTGAAGCGCGGTCTCGGCCAGAACACCGTGATCGCGCCCTACGCCACGATCCTGGCAGCGCAGTTCTATCCGCGCGAGGCGGTGCAGAACCTGAAGCGCCTGCGCTCCATCGGCGCGCTTGGCCGGCATGGCTTCCACGATGCGGTCGACTTCACGCCGCAGCGCGTTCCGGAGGGCACGGACCACGCCGTGGTGCTGAACTACATGGCGCACCATTCCGGCATGTCGATCGCCGCTGTCGCCGACGCCATTTTCGAGGGCCGGCTGCGCGAGCGTTTCCACAGCGACCCGGTGATCGAGTCGGCCGAGCTTCTTTTGCAGGAGAAGGCGCCGCGCGACATTCCGACCGCAACCGTCAGGACGGAAGCCGACGAGCGGTCCAAGGACGAGACCGAGGCCGAGAGCCCGGACAGCCGTGTCATCCTCGACCCGATCAAGGCGCTGCGGGCGACCAATGTCATGTCCAACGGCCGCTATTCTGTCATGGTCACCGCGACCGGCTCCGGCTACAGCCGCTTCGGCGAGCTTGCCGTCACCCGCTGGCAGCCGGATCCGAGCGAGGACCGCCTCGGCTCCTACATCTTCCTGCGCGACACCGCCACCGGCGACTGGTGGTCGGCCACCGCCGAGCCGAAGCGCGCCGAGGGCGAGCGCGTCCAGACGCTGTTCGGCGACGACAAGGCGAGCTTCACCAAGTCGGTCGGCTCGCTGCGTTCCGAGGTCGAATGCATCGTCATTTCCGAGGGCAATGGCGAAGGCCGTCGCATCACGCTTTATAATGACGGCCCGACCGACCGACATATCGAGGTGACGTCCTTCGCCGAGCTGGTGCTCGGCAACGAGGCCTCGGACAATGCGCATCCGGCCTTCTCCAAGATGTTCGTCGAGACCGAGATCGCACCGAACAACGGCGCGATCTTCGCCACGCGACGTAAGCGCGACAAGAACGACCCCGACCTAACCATGGTGCATTTCGTCACCGACCCGTCGGGCCCGTCGCGCGATGCCGAGGCCGAGACCGACCGGCGCGCTTTCATCGGCCGCGGCCGCACCATCGCCGATGCCGTCGCCTTCGACCCCGGCGTCAGGCTCTCCGGCAGCCAGGGCTTCACGCTGGATCCGGTGGCCGCGCTGCGCCGCCAGGTCCGCGTGCCGGCCAACAAGAAGATCTCGCTGACCTTCTGGACCGCCGTCGGCGCCAATCGCTCGGAGCTCGACGAGGCGATCGCCCGCCTCGACCACCAGGAGAGCTTCGCCCGCCAGGCCATGCTTGCCTGGACGCGCAGCCAGGTGCAGACACGTCATCTGGGGCTCAGCCTCACCGACGCCGCCAATGTGCAGAAGCTTGCACGCTACTTGATCTATCCCGATCCGTTCTTGCGCCTGCCGGCCGAATCCATCGCGTCTGGCCTCGGCCGCCAGTCGAGCCTGTGGCCGACCAGCATCTCCGGCGATTTTCCGATCTTCCTCGTGCGCATCGGCGACGTCGCCGATCTCGAGATCGTCGCCCAGGCGCTGCGCTTCCAGGAATATATGCGGGCGCGGGGCATGATGATCGACTTCGTCGTCGTCAACGAGCAGGCCTCGTCCTATGTGCAGGACCTGCAGCGCGCCGTGGAGACGCTGTGCGAGAACAGCCGCCTGCGCGGCCGCGAGCTCGGGCCTCGCCAGCACATCTTCGCGGTGCGCCGCGACCTGATGGACGAGCCGACCTACAAGACCTTGCTGTCGGTCGCGCGCGTCGTCTTGCATACCCGCAACGGCACGATCTTCGACCAGCTCGAGCGTGCGGAGACCGCGGCCCTCCAGGCCCGCGATGCCTTGCTGCAGGCGGAGGGCGGTTCGCCGCGCGAACCTGCTCCGCCGCTGCCCTTGCCGGTACCGGCAAGCCAGGGTGGAGACGATATCGCCGCCGATGGCAGCGGTCTCAGCCTGTGGAACGGCTTTGGCGGCTTCGACGGCGACGGTCGCCACTATGTGACGCGGTTGACCGGACGGCGTGTGACGCCGCAGCCTTGGATCAACGTCATCTCGAATGCTTCCTTCGGCTTCCACGTTTCGGCCGAAGGGGCCGGCTTCACCTGGAGCCGCAACAGCCGCGACTACCAGCTGACGCCGTGGTCGAACGATCCGGTGTCGAACCGGCCGGGCGAGGGCTTCTATATCTACGACCAGGTGAGCGGTAAGGCGTTCTCGCCCATGGCGGCAGTGGTGCGTGATCCGTCGATGACCTACGAGACCTGGCACGGGCAGGGGTTCTCCACCTTCCGCTCGAAGCGCGGGCCGCTGTCGATGGACCTGACGCAGGTGGTCGATCCGACCGATCCGGTGAAGATCACGCGGTTGCGCATTCAGAATGCCGGTCCGGCGCCGGCGCGGCTGCGCATTTACGCCTATGCCGAGTGGGTGCTGGGCGGCCATCGCTCGCGCACCGCGGCGACCATCGTGCCCTCCCGGGACGCAGCGACCGGCGCCATGCTGGCGCAAAACCCGTATGGGCTCGACTTCGGCGAGCGCGTCGCCTTCCTGGCGGCCAGCCATCCCGTCCATTCGGTGACCGCCGACCGTGGCGAGTTCATCGGCAGGCACGGCACGACCGAATATCCGCAGGCCGTGCTTGGCGGGCTTGCGCTTTCCGGCCGTATCGAGGCGGGTGACGATCCTTGCGCGGTTCTCGCCAGCGACATCGACATTCCTGCCGGTGGCGATGTCACGCTGCTCTGGCTGCTCGGCGACGCGGCCACGCCCGCCGAGGCAAGCGCGCTGGTGCAGGCTCATCGCGGCAAGGATTTCGACCAGCGCCTGGCCGACAACGAAAAGACCTGGCGCCGTTTCCTCGACACCATCCAGGTCGAGACGCCGGACGAGGCGATGAACGCCATGGTCAACCACTGGCTGCCTTACCAGAGCCTCGCCTGCCGCATCCGCGCGCGCTCGGCCTTCTACCAGGCGAGCGGCGCCTTCGGCTTCCGCGACCAGTTGCAGGACACGCTCGCCCTCCTGGCGCACGACCCGAAGCTGGCGCGCGATCAGATCCTCAATGCCGCGCGCCGGCAGTTCCCGGAAGGCGACGTGCAGCACTGGTGGCTGCCGCGCACCGATGCCGGGGTGCGCACCATGATCTCGGACGACGTCGTCTGGCTGGCGCACGCGACGGCCCGCTACATCGAGGTGACGGGCGATGCCGGCATCCTCAAGGAGCAATTGCCCTTTATCGACGGGCAGGAGCTCGGCGAGGGCGAGCATGACGCCTTCTTCACGCCGGAGATCACCAAGAACACCGCGCCTCTCTACGATCATTGCGCGCGGGCGCTCGATCTCGCGATCAAGCGCAGCAGCCCCGCCGGGCTGCCGCTCATCCTCGGCGGCGACTGGAACGACGGCATGAACCGTGTCGGCGAGGGCGGCAAGGGCGAGAGCGTGTGGCTGGGCTGGTTCCTCCTGAAGACGCTCACCGACTTCGCGCCGGTCGCCAAGGGGCAGGGCGACACCAAGCGTGCCCAGGCCTGGGCGAAGCACGCCGACGCTCTGAAGCGTGCCCTGGAAAGCACCGCTTGGGACGGCCAGTGGTACCGGCGCGGCAGCTTCGACGACGGCACGCCGCTCGGCTCGCACAATTCGGACGAGTGCAAGATCGACTCGATCGCCCAGTCCTGGAGCGTGCTGTCGGGCGAGGGCGATCCGGCGCGCTCGACCACGGCCATGGAACAGGCGACCAAGATGCTGGTCGACGACGAGCTCAAGATCGTCAAGCTGTTCACGCCGCCCTTCTCCAAGAGCGAGAAGGATCCCGGCTATATCAAGAGCTATCCGCCGGGCGTGCGCGAAAATGGCGGCCAGTACACCCATGCCGCCACCTGGTTCGTGATCGCCCTGGCCGAGATGGGCCGCACCGACGAGGCCTATCGCTGCTTCTCGATGCTGAACCCGGTCAATCACGCCTCGGACGAGGCGGCGGCCGAGCACTACCGAGTCGAGCCCTATGTGGTGGCCGCCGACATCTATGCCGGCGAAGGCAAGGGCGGCCGCGGCGGCTGGACCTGGTACACAGGCTCGGCCGGCTGGCTTTACCGGGCCGCGGTGGAAGGCATCCTCGGCATCGAGCGTCGCGGAAAGGAGATCACGTTTAGGCCGAAGCTGCCCGGGCACTGGGACGGCTACGCCGCGACGCTCAAGATGTTCGACAGCGAGATCAAGGTTCGCGTCATCCGCGACAAAAAGACCAAGTCGATCTCGCTAGAAGTCGATGGTTCGAAGAAAAAATCAGCCTCTTTCGAGCCGGCAGCCGGCGGCAAGACCGAAGTCGTCGTCAGGATACCTGCGTAA